The DNA sequence aggtaaaggtgcacgtatttgtcactgtacagcgaaatgtgtcctccgcatttaacccatctgtggtagtgaacacacactcacacacactagtgagctaggggcagtgagcacacacacacacccagagcggtggccAGCCatctccagcgcccggggagcagagaggggtaaaaggccttgctcaagggcccaacagtggcagcttgccgagcccgggaatcgaacccacaaccctgttatcgatagcccggcgctctaaccgctgagccaccgctgcccctcaaaactggttcttccatggcaggAGTGGGCAGCAGGGGCCCGGAGGCCAACACAGCTTGCCCctgattttcctgctctaacagattCTACTAAACCTGGCCATTAACAGGTGAGCTGAAAAGGAGCAGGAAAAGCTACAAACTGCAGGAACCTGGCCCCCCGAGACCAGGATTGCCCACCTctgttctatggcatctcttAAAGAACTATTTAAAGGACCTTTATGCATGGAGAGTGGCctatacttacctggcagggctGACACCATGATCACACAGGTGGTTTGCCTCAAATGTGAGGCTCAGCCATTGCGCTTGGGTTGTGCTGCATACGCACTCTCCCCTGTCAtttttgggcagtggtggctcagcggttagagctccgggctgttgatgacagggttgtgggttcgattcccgggctcggcaagctgccactgttgggcccttgagcaaggccctttaccctctttgctcccctaatgctggagttggctgcccaccgctctgggtgtgtgtgttctcactgcccctagttcactagtgtgggtgtgggttctctctaccacagatgggtcaaatgcagaggacacatttcgctgtacgtAGTACAGTGACCGATACGTgccttttacctttaccttatagAAACGATTAGTGACGGCAAGCTTTATGGCTTTtccaataaaaatgaaataaatattaaaacaaattaGAACACATTCTTGACcataatattaaacaaatgtacatgaaaaaaaaaaaaacctaaaagaaagaaattatGTAGGTATCAGTAGTAAAACTATTTACCACAAATTCAGAGTGTACTAGAAAAGtagccctaacacacacaccgtACCGTAAGTGAGTTGTCTGTGAAGTGTGTCTCAGTCAGTGTTTCTTCTAGggagaaagcttttttttttacctgtgtTCTTCCCCTCAGGTTCAGAGAAATGCCGTGGCATTGGCTATGTTACATACTCCATGGCAGAGGACGCCCATCGAGCTCTTGAGGAAATAAAAGAGTATGACGGACGCAAAATATCTGTAGTTCTGGCAAAGAAGAAGCTTCATGATAAGAAGCAAAAACAAGGCAAGAAAGGTATGCACTGtagcacactgtgtgtgtgtgtgtgtgtgtgtgtgtgtgtgtgtgtgtgtgtgtgtgtgtgtgtgtgtgtgcacgcactATCTGAGtccattttctaatattttCACAGCCCCGCAAGAAGCAGAATGTCCTGAAGAGGCATCCGAACAGAAAAGCCAGCAGAAGACcaaaggcattaaaaacaacaccAGGAAAGCCAGGCTTATCATCAGGAACCTTAGCTTTAAAGTAAGTGGATATGAGCTGATAACAATGAGCTCAAGTACAGTAAGAAGAGCCCAGCAAGGTTTTTTTTACActatgtccgaatgtttgtggacactccttctaatgaatgcattcagctactttaacttccatcaattgctgacacacagctcgtctaatccctgtagaggaTTACTGCccatagaatagaataggactctctggagcagataaacatcatgaacctactggcatcatgctacttaatgccaggcgtgggctatggaggggtataaagccccccagcatcgagctgtggagcagtggaagaactgtgttctctggagtgatggtgagGGAGCTTCATCCAAGActtccaacatcatgacctcactaacgctcttgtcgctgaatgcaatcaaatcctcacagcagtgctcctccaaaatcttgtagaaaaccttcttccctggaccgtagaggcagttactccaacaaaagcaggatcaactctttttaatagccttgatttggGGAAGGAACACTGAATaagtgcaggtgtcccaatactttgggcCATGTAGTGTAGTTTGGTGGCCTTTTCCCACTTTGTGAGAGAAGTGAGATCAGTGAAGTTTGGTAGTAGGAACAGTAAGAAAGTCGGCGCTTTATTGGACTGGTGCTATTTCTTTTTCAGTGCTCGGAGGTCGATCTCAGAGACGTTTTCTCAAAGTTTGGGACAGTCCTGGAGACTAACATCCCTCTAAAACCAGGTAAAACATGAGTTCCAGAGCTGGGTCAGGGGGATTTCAGGGGGATCTGTGTGTGATGTACTGCCACACCCCAGTGTACGCAGTGTTGAGCTGCACAGAGATGAGCGTATGTTCTGTGTTtatgcagatggaaaaaaacGAGGCTTCGCTTTTGTCCAGTTTAAGAACATGCTTGAAGCAGGACGAGCGCTTGCAGCAACAAACCTGAAAGAAATTAAAGGTGAGTCTCTCTCCAGCGGTCACTGCCTGTGGGTCTTTCCGCGCTAACTCACTCAGGACCTGTCTGGTcatgttattgattttcttgAATAAATTCAagtaaaatgttattaaattaaatcaaattaaattatAAAACTGATCTTATGTATGCCATCATGTGTAAACTCAGAGCTTTGCAGGAATTCTATCAGGGCTGGGCAATACATCAAAAATGAATCGAAACCGACCTTCAGAACCTCTAACTGAAATAATCTGGCTTCTAACAGTGAGCACTCCCCCCACTTATGTCCTGTccccttaaaataaaaaataaaaatgtttgtagtaATAATCGTAATCCAGGCAAACTGTTCAATTAACTGTGATATTGATTTCATTCCGTATCGCCCAGCACTAGGTTTTTAGTTTGGGTTTCATTAGTAATGCACTAATAATTGGCATATTTCTTGGCCTCTTGGTTTCCTGAAAAGTGGACGAACCGTTAGACAGCTTGACCGACATCAGGTTGTTCCACTGCtaagtctttattttttttctaagtcttttttttatttattttttttatagttttattttgtGCATCATCATCAAATACTCATGTTTAAAGAATATTACATCATTAAGGAGTTGTAGCACATCTgtaattaattttatatattaatcaGACCTATAAGCTTGAAGGAACTAGATTTGGTCACTTTTGGGACAATATGTAAGTTCAAAAAGGCCTAAAATGTTGTATAGGACTAACTCATATTGCATACAGAAATCAATTAGAAATGCAGCAAAGTATTAAGAatcaattattagaaaatgattATAAATCAGTTATAGACAGTTATTAGACAATTAtctagctaaataaataaatataaatatataaatactgaAAATGTTATGTATAATAAAACACTTTACATTTGAACAAATCTCAAAGTGCTGCAAACTAAAACATTACTaacattaaaaatcaataaatgaaattaagtaaaaatgtagtaaaaagAAATGTTTTGCGTCTCTTTTCAAAACTCTTGATTCTCTGACAATCGTTAAACTATCATGGCCATCAATTCATTTCAGACCATTTCATGTAAAGTATTTTTTAGTTAATTATTTCTAATTATTTCAGCTCAGTTTAGTCATTCTGTTATGAGCTAAACTATATTTTTTGGGCTTTTAAGAAAATCTGTTGGGGCAGGAAAAAACCCTAACTGCAGCACAACTTACAAATTTGGTTGCATGAGCTGAATTATTTttgagtgatttttattcatgGACGTTCAGACGTTCCCACGGCAAGCTGGGAGAACGGTCTGGTATAATAAACTGGTTTTAATTTTCAAACCCTGTTTCTCTTTTCTCGTCCACAGACAGACAAGTTGCTGTAGACTGGGCTGTCTCGAAAGATAAGTATGTGACTACTCAGTCCGGCGCAGCTTCAGGTACATGGTCATCATCATCAGTCCACTCCACCATGCAGATGctaattgagtttttttttatgtttaaccTGAGTGTGATTTGTATGTTGCAGGAAATAAAAAAGAACTAGAGGCTTCAAAAGAGGCAGAAGACGACCTGGACGAGGATGAGCCTCCAGAGAAAAAGTAAGAGCTGCTTTGGCTCAGTGACAGACCTGTTACACTATCGTTTGTGAAGGCTTATCTATCGGTGTTAATTAACCATTAGCAGTTTCACCCCTCTAAGCTCAAGCTGTGACAAGCCAGCAAACATACCTGATGATCGTTGTCTCTTATGATCAGATCCAAAACACAGCAAGAGGAGGACGAACACAGTGACCACGAcgacgacgatgatgatgatgatgataatgatgaagatgaggaccATAGTGAAGGTGAAGAGGATGATGACGAGTCTCAGGAAGCTGACAGTGATGACAGTGGGCCTGCTTCagacgacgatgatgatgatgatgatgacgacgacgatagtattgatgatgatgatgatgacgatgaagaAAGTGGTATGATTTCTATTTTAAAGGATGCTGTATCCATGACAACGATCTCTCTTGCTTTTTGGTTGGTCATTATTCATGTACATTTATGGGATTTAgctgaggctcttatccagagccacttccagggttactcatattacagaggtgggtcagtgtagtgttaggagtcttgcccaaggactcaccgagaccaggaattgaaccccagtctcccacaaaggtgacatggtgtggtagctcagtggcaggtagtggtgttatctgttgcaccacaacAACCAAGATTCATCTGGAATCTTAGTCTGTACTTCACTGGTTTGCTCATTTCTGTCTCCAgctcagaagaagaagaaaaagcagaAGAAGACCCTCCCTTCAGATGTGAACGAAGGCAGAACAGTCTTCATCAGGTTGGCGTCATTAAACACCCATATCAGCTAGGAATGAACCGTAATCTTATTAACATCTGAATGTAGTGTGATTGGTACAGATGCACAGTCATTAACCAAACCTGATTAttatctctccccctctctctctctttctcactctattGCCTCcgtcacgctctctctctctctctctcagaaacCTGTCGTTTGACTCTGAGGAGGAGGGAATCGAGGAAGTTCTCTTACAGTTCGGAGAGCTGAACTATGTGCGGGTGGTGCTGCATCCTGAAACGGGACACTCAAAAGGTTCCTGGTGTTGTGTTACAGTGTTCTAGCTGGAGGTTGCCCCTCGTTTTTTGTTGGGAATGATCTCGCCAAACTGCTTTTCTTTGAATCCGTGCACTTCTGTATATTTGAGTAGCGCAGCTTATTTGCTTGATTAGGCTAATCCTGCTGTGTTTCTCATTGTCCCTGGTTGTGCGTTCAGGCTGTGCCTTTGCTCAGTTCAAATCTAAAGAGGCAGCAGAGCAATGTCTGGCGGCTGCACAGAACGACTCTGAGGTGAGTCTGCATTGGCTGGTTTGTGCGTTTCTCAAAACAAATTTTGCAACTCTCTGGGATCCTGTGTTCTGAAAGAGCCACGTTCTGTGTGTTCCAGGCTGGTGGAGTGAGGGTCGATGGGCGGAAGTTAAATATGGTGCTGGCGGTGACCCGAGAGAGTGCTGTTAAGCTGAAGACCAATAAAGTGAAACTGCACAAAGGCTCCAGGAACCTCTACCTGGCCAGAGAGGGCTGTGAGTAAAGCTCATTATCGTTTAATCggcatagaaaagcactgccaatataTCAAGATGCACTGGAGCTGCCGCACTTGACCCTGAAGTCACCAAGCCCAATGCTGTTCAGTAGATAGAGGCGTAGataaagccctgcagcactgggctgtggagcagtggagctgctgctggagctcCAACCAATAAGTTTGGGATTGCGCTTAAGTGTCCTCCATTATCAGTACCCAACCTCACTAATAATCTCAGGGgtaaatgccatcaaatccccACCACAGTGTTCCCAAATCTAGTGTAAGATCTTTGCAGAAGAGTAGAAGCCGTTGCTGCGGCAAAGGGAAAGGAGGACTTCGtgttattacccttgatttcaaaagcaactctggaggagcaggtgtctacaaacttttggacatgcagtggtGGTGTTATCCATACCACTTTTCTTAGGGTGTGTGAAACATTGGTGGTTAGTATGTCATTTGCAGATAAGTGGGGAATTtctgctcatgggctccccctacagttggaggGTGTAATTCACTGTTACCCCTCTGCTGGAAATACAAAcacgctttgagcgcccccttgtggGCATGCTGAGAGAAGGTACAGAAGCATGTGGAgagaggtggtagagtaacactacaggagtttacactaatatgcagttctggagagaggttctcctgcagctccaccaatgCTCCATAGTGCAGGAGCAGCATTTCGGCCCGGAGGGTCAATGACCGAGACAgcgttctccctgttacagtgaGTGGAGcgtcagcatgatcctgaagctgctgatttaaagAGAAAATGCTACGTAATGTCGCTTTATCATTagccagacactgaaataacaGCTGCATTGTGCTTGTGCTTATGCTAAGGCTCGTACAACCATGCTCTGCTGCTGAGTGAAAATGTGGTCAGCAGTTTGGGGGTTTTTCACAGTTTCAGCAAAGAATTTGCAGCAAATGTTCATCTGTGGTGCACAGAGGGGGGAAAAGCTCCCTCTCATcttttggttttctttatatCCAGTGATTCGTGCTGGAACCAAAGCAGCAGAAGGAGTGTCCAGCTCTGATATGGCCAAAAGAGCGCGGGTAGGTTGAGCCAACTCTTAGCAAACACTGCCTGATCCCAGTACGGTTTCTGGAACCGTTCAGTGTGGTATAAGCTGTTAATGCTCTTGGATGCATTGtggttgactgtgtgtgtgtgtgtgtgtgtgtggtcagtttGAGGACCTTAAGAGGGCGAAACTGAAGGACGTGAACGTGTTTGTGTCCCGAACACGGCTGTGTATTCATAATCTCCCCAAGAACGTGGACCGCCGGCGGCTCCTTCAGCTCTGCGTCTCCGCTGCAGGTGGAGACAAGAAGGTCCGCATTACTGAGGTAATAAGgacacatgcgcgcacacacacacacacacacacacacacacctactggTACACACTCAGGCCTCAGCAAACATATCAAAGACCTTTCCAGACGACTTTGTTTATAAATGCTTcacatttttaatcattttctttATAGTAATAAACAGAAGCGCTAATAAGAAAATGTAGTGTAGTGGAAAACAAGGCCGCAGGGTCCCACTGTTTTCTGAAGCATcaacactagatggcagtagCAGTTTATATTGGCATGGAGATTTGTGGGCTTAGAGCCTTGTTAGTAATTGTTAGTGCTGGTGTtaactgatgtgtgtgttttatttttatttatttttttataatagatATTAAAATGTCcacctctttctgtctttctctctttcttgttctctTTCAGTGTCATGTGATGTATGACAAGAAGCCAGTGCGTGGTCAGGTGGTGGGAAAGTCGCTAGGGTACGGATTTGTGGAGTTCCAGGAGCATGAGCATGCCCTTCAGGCCTTGCGTCACCTTAACAACAACCCCAGCATCTTCAGTGATAACAAGGTCAGTCTGGTGCTGAAGGTTAGAGATTACATTTGAGATTTGGTCATTTTCTAGGTGATGTATACTAAGCAATGTTATGTACAccgtatagacaaaagtatttagacacctgctcattcctcaTGAATGTCTTCCAAATTCACGGGTAAAGGTTAGTGGGTTCTAAACCCATTGAACAATTTCTCCTAGAGCTGTATAGTCTAAGCAAAAACAGTGTAGGAACCTATTTAGGAACCTATacaacatatggacaaaagtattgggacagaattgtaaaaaaaagtttatcctgcgttggttggagtaaatgtctactgtccagggaagaagtctttctgctagattttggaggagccttagtgagatcaggatgttggagaatgatgatgatcaccaccccacctcctcatcctcaacttATCCCAGATatattggatggggcaccatccatcattccagagaacacagttcttccactgctcctcagctcagtgcccatgcctggcattaggcagcatggtgccaataggttaatgtttatctgcctcaaagagtcctattctattaacagtacttctctacaggactagacaagctgtgtacttgtgcatttgcacatctgtgtcagcaatggccgCATCTTaattaagtagctgaatgcattcattagaaggagtgtccacaaatattttaGACATATGGTGAATAGTAAAGGGTTCCTTTGTACTGTGTGTTAGCTGTGTTTGCCTCGTAACTACCATAAGGCACCGAGCTCGTCTTGGCTGACGGACAGCATTTGAATGAGGAGAAAACTGTGGATCCAGATCCAGACTGCTTTCCAGATTCAGTCATTATCGGCTGTACGGTCTGAAGCCATATGGGGGATT is a window from the Salminus brasiliensis chromosome 13, fSalBra1.hap2, whole genome shotgun sequence genome containing:
- the rbm28 gene encoding RNA-binding protein 28 produces the protein MAAVTLFVSNLPASASNAHLEELFSEVGPLKRCFVVKDKGSEKCRGIGYVTYSMAEDAHRALEEIKEYDGRKISVVLAKKKLHDKKQKQGKKAPQEAECPEEASEQKSQQKTKGIKNNTRKARLIIRNLSFKCSEVDLRDVFSKFGTVLETNIPLKPDGKKRGFAFVQFKNMLEAGRALAATNLKEIKDRQVAVDWAVSKDKYVTTQSGAASGNKKELEASKEAEDDLDEDEPPEKKSKTQQEEDEHSDHDDDDDDDDDNDEDEDHSEGEEDDDESQEADSDDSGPASDDDDDDDDDDDDSIDDDDDDDEESAQKKKKKQKKTLPSDVNEGRTVFIRNLSFDSEEEGIEEVLLQFGELNYVRVVLHPETGHSKGCAFAQFKSKEAAEQCLAAAQNDSEAGGVRVDGRKLNMVLAVTRESAVKLKTNKVKLHKGSRNLYLAREGLIRAGTKAAEGVSSSDMAKRARFEDLKRAKLKDVNVFVSRTRLCIHNLPKNVDRRRLLQLCVSAAGGDKKVRITECHVMYDKKPVRGQVVGKSLGYGFVEFQEHEHALQALRHLNNNPSIFSDNKRPIVEFSLEDGRKLKLKAMRQQKSKAPDSGAEKNPSHKVEKQEGGRKKPQQKSPGKSKPAVQPAAATKTDHTGKKGVQSGHYSGFRTTAEVEHVELEDGKKRQKVLPMPSHRGPKIRQRDKGKQLPQSKKVKRGPSRNDRKVSSSLEKPNQNKKQSAKPAKRNVRNKDNDRFDSLVEQYKKKLLGTSSAKGSLVKKSKWFS